One segment of Rubripirellula amarantea DNA contains the following:
- a CDS encoding ATP-grasp domain-containing protein yields the protein MMPTYVLIGASIRSAAQSIGLATDRDDTLAGDLTTIRAAKWVGIDMFGDLDTRRSLDEMHVVDPGNSKIRSQLIEISRLHPDSVWVIVGQWPHLAEQLAPIPRIETIPKPDAWRIATSHTALIEAANRSRLRVPETISVDQVFRTTSPEARWLVKSPSQSGGMGVRWFDGNVRLDASDDVLQQHIQGVPYGATFLRDRHQTICLGVCRSSFRRIASLPFVYSGSRGPFHEHPSIDFDRLNAAARAIGEQSQITGIFNVDFIVDKHRQHWLLEVNPRWSGSSEIIERGLAPHVGSLLSLHINVAMGAKIPTAVLEATSEPTGKFFKRVVFASQDSQFDLAEATELLRGRATLADIPEDGTIIQRGHPICTVVGNYRKGEGRAATVS from the coding sequence ATGATGCCGACTTACGTCCTAATCGGAGCCTCGATCAGGTCCGCGGCACAATCTATCGGGCTAGCAACCGATCGAGACGACACTTTGGCAGGGGATTTGACGACAATTCGTGCTGCGAAGTGGGTAGGAATCGACATGTTCGGCGACCTGGATACACGCCGGTCGCTCGATGAAATGCACGTCGTCGACCCTGGAAATTCGAAAATTCGATCTCAGTTGATCGAAATATCTCGGCTGCACCCCGATTCGGTCTGGGTGATCGTCGGACAATGGCCCCACTTGGCTGAGCAACTCGCACCCATCCCGCGGATCGAGACGATTCCAAAACCTGATGCTTGGCGGATCGCAACGAGCCACACGGCTTTGATCGAAGCAGCCAACCGAAGTAGGTTGCGTGTCCCAGAAACAATTTCGGTCGATCAAGTTTTTCGAACGACTTCCCCAGAAGCTCGCTGGTTGGTGAAATCACCTTCGCAATCAGGCGGGATGGGCGTGCGTTGGTTTGACGGCAACGTCCGCTTGGACGCTTCGGACGATGTTCTGCAGCAACATATCCAAGGGGTCCCCTACGGCGCGACCTTTCTGCGAGACCGACATCAAACGATCTGCTTAGGCGTTTGCCGCTCGTCATTTCGACGCATCGCCAGTTTGCCATTCGTTTACAGCGGATCGCGGGGTCCATTTCACGAGCATCCGTCGATTGACTTCGATCGCCTGAATGCAGCAGCCCGAGCGATTGGAGAGCAAAGTCAGATCACAGGGATATTCAACGTTGATTTCATCGTCGATAAGCACCGTCAACATTGGTTGCTGGAAGTGAATCCGCGTTGGAGTGGCTCAAGCGAAATCATCGAACGTGGCCTCGCACCCCACGTCGGCAGCTTGTTGTCGCTTCACATCAACGTCGCAATGGGTGCGAAGATCCCCACTGCTGTCCTTGAAGCAACAAGCGAGCCTACCGGTAAGTTCTTCAAGCGAGTCGTTTTTGCCTCGCAAGATTCGCAGTTCGACTTGGCTGAGGCGACTGAGTTGCTTCGTGGTCGAGCCACACTTGCCGACATTCCCGAAGACGGAACGATCATCCAACGCGGTCATCCGATCTGTACCGTCGTCGGCAACTATCGCAAGGGAGAAGGCCGA
- the fae gene encoding formaldehyde-activating enzyme, translating to MQFNVGEALVGDGNEIAHIDLMIGSKNGPVGTAFANALANQSEGHTNLLAVLEPNLAVKPSTVMVTKVTIKGMKQAVQMFGPAQAAVAQAVADAVSQGVIPKDQTEDLVCVCGVFIHPGAEDDEKIYKYNYEATLESLKSAMGNKPSADDMLAKKDSAAHPFKGF from the coding sequence ATGCAATTTAACGTTGGTGAAGCTTTGGTTGGCGACGGTAACGAAATCGCCCACATTGACCTGATGATTGGTAGCAAGAACGGTCCTGTTGGAACCGCTTTCGCCAATGCATTGGCAAACCAAAGCGAAGGGCACACGAACCTTCTCGCCGTTCTCGAGCCAAACTTGGCTGTGAAGCCTTCGACCGTCATGGTCACCAAGGTCACGATCAAGGGTATGAAGCAAGCCGTCCAAATGTTTGGCCCTGCCCAAGCGGCTGTCGCGCAAGCGGTTGCTGATGCTGTTTCGCAAGGCGTGATTCCTAAGGATCAAACCGAAGATCTTGTTTGCGTTTGCGGCGTGTTCATTCACCCAGGCGCTGAAGACGACGAAAAGATCTACAAGTACAACTACGAAGCGACTCTCGAATCGCTCAAGTCAGCGATGGGCAACAAGCCATCGGCCGACGACATGTTGGCGAAGAAGGATTCCGCCGCTCACCCATTCAAGGGCTTCTAA
- a CDS encoding methylene-tetrahydromethanopterin dehydrogenase N-terminal domain-containing protein produces the protein MRTILLQFDTDDQPSSFDSVVAVDANVDVLLRYQNIGPTDVTPLVHGAMFTRGGDDLKNTAIFVGGSNVDDAEDVLSACQKAFFGPVRVSLMLDANGCNTTAAAAVVAAGRHVKFSDSRAVVLGGTGPVGRRVAQLLAGDGCSVTLTSRSLSRAQKVADELNKKIGGSLVDAAEINHGNDADRVCQDAQIVVGCGAAGIELIDASTVAGLSSLKVAIDLNAVPPAGVGGIEVTDKAKPIGDHGAVGYGAIGVGGLKMKTHRAAIQSLFESNDKVLDAAQIYAIAQTFA, from the coding sequence ATGCGAACCATTTTGCTTCAGTTCGATACCGATGACCAACCGAGTTCCTTTGATTCCGTCGTGGCAGTTGACGCCAATGTCGACGTCTTGTTGCGATACCAGAATATCGGGCCGACCGACGTGACGCCGCTTGTTCACGGAGCCATGTTCACTCGTGGCGGCGACGATTTAAAAAACACAGCCATCTTTGTCGGTGGCAGCAACGTCGACGACGCCGAAGACGTGTTGTCCGCGTGTCAAAAAGCATTCTTCGGCCCCGTTCGCGTTTCCCTTATGCTCGATGCCAATGGTTGCAACACCACCGCCGCCGCTGCGGTGGTAGCAGCGGGACGCCATGTCAAGTTTTCCGACTCACGAGCCGTGGTGCTCGGTGGCACTGGCCCGGTCGGCCGACGAGTGGCCCAGCTTCTGGCCGGTGATGGTTGCTCAGTGACATTGACGAGTCGATCGTTGTCGCGGGCTCAAAAAGTCGCGGATGAGCTGAACAAAAAAATCGGTGGCTCGCTGGTTGATGCTGCCGAAATCAACCACGGCAACGACGCGGATCGTGTTTGCCAGGATGCCCAGATCGTTGTTGGATGCGGAGCTGCAGGAATCGAACTGATCGACGCAAGTACCGTCGCAGGACTATCGTCATTGAAAGTCGCTATCGATCTTAATGCGGTTCCACCAGCCGGAGTGGGCGGGATCGAAGTGACGGACAAAGCGAAGCCAATCGGTGATCACGGCGCGGTCGGCTACGGCGCGATCGGCGTGGGCGGTTTGAAAATGAAGACGCACCGGGCCGCAATCCAGTCGCTTTTTGAATCCAACGACAAAGTGCTTGATGCGGCTCAGATCTACGCGATCGCTCAAACGTTCGCGTAA
- a CDS encoding ABC transporter permease subunit codes for MTQGGKHFRNSSLGRLWRLCQKELKETSRDRRTIVTLLLMPLLVYPLLSMAMNRFLLSSDGDTTVAYQVGVAADDDANIIDQLLSDPRSQPPKAVLNSSSGELAEFRYANTVDVSEGQPLTPVEALEKHLIDVAIDVSDTTPRKLTIYAYRGDGRSQNARRILVERLQWMKLGYAESVASKNPDYQPPVQVEVVDRGEEEPATILATIVPLVLVLMTITGAVYPAIDLTAGERERGTMESLMASPVPRFQVLIAKYFAVVVVAMLTAVANLAAMFTTLWLGGLLPLLTGSSDFPWLQVLQILGLLVLFSGFFSAVLLSLTSFARSFKEAQAYLIPVMLLSITPGMLSLMPGVRLSGMLAIAPLVNIVLLAREVLSGEVVVAAAAIAVLSTMGYAVAALAIAASLFGSDAVTRTSNQTFGSLLKRPTRWSDVPTPQTAAMVLALLVPSYFVLSNVLLQYLTDFKSVLLGGQDDLSNEQAAGLQVRSMLLSSVALIAVFGLIPLFASWFGRHRLQSTFRLTRPVMLSLVGALVMGFGAWAIAHEAFVVAESFGIGGLSEERIAQTKKILKAWTLVPPWVLLLTLAVTPAIIEELCFRGFLFSALRRVLSPWRTILLTSFLFALFHVITGNALLIERFIPSFLLGLILGAIAYRTGSVIPGMVMHFVHNGLLEMVGHYHEKLQFLGADFENQTHLPPAWIAIATTIAIAGAGIVWWATIPKAKVA; via the coding sequence ATGACCCAAGGCGGCAAGCACTTCCGAAACTCGAGCCTTGGTCGTTTGTGGCGTTTATGCCAAAAAGAACTGAAGGAAACCAGTCGCGATCGTCGTACCATCGTAACGCTGTTGCTGATGCCGTTGCTGGTTTATCCGCTGCTAAGCATGGCGATGAACCGGTTCTTGCTTTCGAGCGACGGTGATACCACGGTGGCCTATCAGGTCGGCGTCGCGGCCGATGACGACGCGAACATCATCGACCAATTACTCAGCGACCCTCGCAGCCAACCGCCCAAAGCCGTTTTGAATTCGAGCAGCGGCGAACTTGCCGAATTTCGGTACGCCAACACGGTTGATGTGTCCGAAGGACAACCGCTCACACCCGTCGAAGCGCTCGAGAAGCACTTGATCGATGTTGCCATTGACGTTTCGGATACAACACCTAGGAAATTGACGATCTACGCCTATCGGGGCGATGGCCGAAGCCAGAACGCGAGACGCATCTTGGTGGAACGATTGCAGTGGATGAAGCTCGGTTATGCCGAATCGGTTGCGTCGAAGAACCCCGATTACCAGCCGCCCGTCCAAGTCGAAGTGGTTGATCGCGGCGAAGAGGAACCTGCCACCATCTTGGCCACGATCGTGCCATTGGTCCTGGTGCTGATGACGATCACCGGCGCGGTTTACCCGGCGATTGATTTGACTGCGGGCGAACGTGAACGCGGCACGATGGAATCCTTGATGGCGTCGCCGGTGCCTCGCTTTCAAGTCCTGATCGCGAAATACTTTGCCGTCGTGGTGGTGGCGATGCTAACGGCGGTGGCAAACTTAGCAGCGATGTTTACCACGCTTTGGTTAGGCGGATTGTTGCCGTTGTTGACCGGCAGCTCTGACTTTCCTTGGTTGCAAGTGCTGCAGATTCTTGGCCTGCTTGTTTTGTTCAGCGGTTTCTTTTCGGCGGTGCTATTGTCACTAACAAGTTTTGCTCGGTCGTTTAAAGAGGCCCAAGCGTACTTGATTCCGGTGATGTTGCTGTCGATCACTCCGGGGATGTTGTCGTTGATGCCTGGCGTGCGACTCTCGGGAATGCTCGCCATTGCTCCCCTGGTCAACATCGTCTTGCTGGCTCGTGAGGTGCTATCCGGCGAGGTTGTCGTCGCAGCCGCTGCGATCGCGGTGCTTAGCACGATGGGTTACGCGGTAGCAGCACTGGCAATTGCGGCGAGCTTATTCGGCAGTGACGCGGTGACTCGAACAAGCAATCAAACGTTCGGCTCACTGCTAAAACGCCCTACGCGTTGGAGCGACGTTCCGACGCCTCAGACCGCGGCCATGGTGTTGGCGTTATTAGTACCGTCGTACTTCGTGTTGTCCAACGTGTTGCTGCAGTACCTAACGGACTTCAAGTCGGTGCTGCTGGGCGGACAAGATGACCTATCCAACGAACAGGCTGCCGGGCTTCAAGTTCGCAGCATGCTGTTGAGTTCGGTGGCCCTGATCGCGGTATTTGGCTTGATTCCACTCTTTGCGTCTTGGTTCGGACGACACCGATTGCAGTCGACCTTTCGACTAACGCGGCCTGTGATGTTAAGCCTCGTGGGTGCACTGGTGATGGGCTTTGGTGCTTGGGCCATTGCTCACGAAGCATTCGTGGTTGCGGAGTCGTTCGGGATTGGCGGACTCAGTGAAGAACGAATCGCTCAAACGAAAAAAATACTCAAAGCGTGGACGCTCGTGCCGCCTTGGGTATTGCTGCTAACTCTTGCGGTCACTCCCGCGATCATTGAAGAGCTGTGCTTTCGCGGATTCTTGTTTTCGGCGCTGCGTCGCGTGCTCAGCCCGTGGCGAACCATTTTGCTGACCAGTTTCCTGTTTGCACTCTTTCACGTCATCACGGGTAACGCGTTATTGATCGAGCGTTTTATTCCGTCGTTCTTGCTGGGATTGATACTCGGTGCGATTGCGTACCGAACCGGCAGCGTCATTCCCGGGATGGTGATGCACTTCGTGCACAATGGACTTTTGGAAATGGTCGGGCACTACCATGAAAAACTGCAGTTCCTCGGTGCTGACTTTGAGAACCAAACACACTTGCCGCCGGCATGGATCGCGATCGCAACGACGATTGCGATCGCGGGAGCCGGAATCGTGTGGTGGGCAACCATCCCGAAGGCGAAGGTTGCGTAG
- a CDS encoding ATP-binding cassette domain-containing protein, with the protein MLLVDSLTKTFSADENEVCAVDGLSFQIAPGEVFGLLGPNGAGKTTTLRMVLGLLEPDSGYAEVDGVRTADDPIAVKSRLGFVSASDGVYPWLSVREMLLYFGDLYGVDPDLAQSRCEELAKLMGIASFLDRRAGTLSTGQRQRVTLVRGLIHDPPVMLLDEPTRGLDVVGVQTIFEYIEHLRTVGKAVVVCTHRLDEAERLCDRFGLLHRGRLRYSGTMEELRTSTNREHLVEMFVDLMKES; encoded by the coding sequence ATGCTGCTTGTCGATTCCCTGACCAAGACCTTTTCGGCTGACGAAAACGAGGTCTGTGCAGTTGATGGCTTGTCGTTTCAAATCGCTCCCGGCGAAGTGTTTGGTTTGCTCGGCCCTAACGGGGCCGGCAAGACGACCACCCTTCGCATGGTGCTGGGGCTACTGGAACCCGATTCGGGTTACGCTGAGGTCGACGGCGTACGCACCGCCGACGATCCGATCGCGGTAAAGTCGCGGCTTGGGTTCGTGTCGGCATCGGACGGGGTTTATCCGTGGTTGAGCGTTCGAGAGATGCTTCTTTACTTCGGCGATCTTTACGGCGTGGACCCTGACTTGGCTCAATCGCGATGTGAAGAACTCGCGAAATTGATGGGCATCGCGAGCTTCCTCGATCGACGAGCTGGTACTCTTAGCACGGGTCAACGACAGCGTGTGACTTTGGTTCGCGGATTGATCCACGATCCACCGGTGATGCTGCTCGACGAACCCACTCGTGGCCTAGACGTCGTGGGCGTGCAAACGATTTTTGAATACATCGAGCACCTGCGAACGGTTGGCAAGGCCGTTGTCGTCTGCACTCACCGGCTAGACGAAGCCGAGCGTTTGTGCGATCGCTTTGGCTTGTTGCATCGAGGACGATTGCGATACAGCGGAACGATGGAAGAACTTCGAACGTCGACCAACCGAGAACACCTCGTAGAAATGTTCGTTGACCTGATGAAAGAATCTTAA
- a CDS encoding carboxy terminal-processing peptidase produces the protein MHHRLVLNRSLATTMAIGIALVVSSLSFPLVAGLSVVSAQEVKLVERDPTDSTVVDDVPFQLGQPSRTDRSVAIVIAQLMPRNHVSAKRLDDEISERALDLFVDSLDPLKLYFYKSDIDEFARSATIIDDMVKNGDLNLAFDIFNRFIQRVDERVAIAQQLLNSDFDFTTNEQIVIDPKNAQYAENPAEATDRWRRQIKYALLDLKDEGKEIEEAKQTLRGRYGRYARRWKKTDSEDLVEMYLTAVTMAYDPHSTYMAPGTLDDFQISMRLNLDGIGAQLREKDGNTQITRIIPGGAADKHGKLQPDDIIVKVGQGAEGPADNSDMVDIVEMPLNDVVDLIRGKAGTTVRLGVRKGGVGDMEVYRIVRARIELEESAARGEVIEHQSPDGSGTMKIGYINLPSFYLDMEKAREDTDDFRSSTRDVARILEDFKRQGVDGVVLDLSKNGGGSLTEAINLTGLFIDKGPVVQVKNSDGSVQQYSDDIAGTAWSGPLVVLTSKFSASASEILAGAIKDYRRGIIVGDPQTHGKGTVQTLMDLSQALFRNNREKFGALKVTLQQFYLPDGESTQLEGVAADLVLPSITQKMDVGESDLKYALKHDKVPQARHTLYNLVPQDLLGSLRQSSMSRIQKDDEFTDLLRRVKLYVEQKELNSVSLAEDEFMARRKELDAQKEEEEEALEAEINGEKIYRDNFYNREVLNIAADYVEGLRKQNLARKN, from the coding sequence ATGCACCATCGATTGGTTCTCAATCGCTCTTTGGCAACGACTATGGCGATCGGTATCGCCCTGGTCGTTAGCTCTCTTTCGTTTCCTTTGGTGGCGGGCCTTTCGGTTGTCAGTGCGCAAGAAGTGAAGCTAGTGGAGCGGGACCCGACCGACTCTACCGTTGTCGACGACGTCCCTTTCCAGCTCGGCCAACCCAGTCGCACTGACCGTAGCGTCGCGATCGTGATCGCTCAGTTGATGCCTCGCAATCACGTCTCGGCCAAGCGGCTCGACGACGAAATTAGCGAACGAGCCTTGGATTTGTTTGTCGATTCGCTCGACCCGTTGAAGTTGTACTTCTACAAAAGCGACATCGACGAATTTGCTCGCAGTGCAACGATCATTGATGACATGGTCAAGAACGGCGACCTGAATCTGGCCTTCGACATTTTCAATCGCTTTATCCAACGAGTCGATGAGCGAGTTGCGATCGCCCAGCAATTGCTTAACAGTGACTTTGACTTCACCACCAATGAACAAATCGTCATCGACCCCAAGAATGCTCAGTATGCCGAAAACCCAGCCGAAGCGACTGACCGATGGCGACGTCAAATCAAATACGCGTTGCTGGACTTGAAGGACGAAGGCAAAGAGATCGAAGAAGCCAAGCAAACGCTTCGAGGTCGCTATGGTCGTTACGCACGACGCTGGAAAAAGACGGACAGCGAAGACTTGGTCGAAATGTACTTGACCGCCGTCACCATGGCCTATGACCCTCACTCGACGTACATGGCCCCCGGGACGCTCGACGATTTCCAAATCTCGATGCGATTGAACCTCGACGGAATCGGTGCTCAACTTCGCGAGAAGGACGGCAACACTCAAATCACTCGCATTATCCCCGGTGGTGCTGCGGACAAACACGGCAAACTGCAACCCGATGACATCATCGTCAAGGTTGGCCAAGGTGCCGAAGGACCTGCGGATAATTCCGACATGGTTGATATCGTTGAAATGCCGCTCAATGACGTCGTGGATCTCATTCGCGGCAAAGCTGGCACCACGGTTCGTTTGGGCGTTCGCAAAGGCGGCGTCGGCGACATGGAAGTTTACCGAATCGTGCGAGCTCGGATCGAACTCGAAGAATCGGCTGCCCGTGGCGAAGTCATCGAACATCAATCACCCGACGGTAGCGGTACGATGAAAATCGGCTACATCAACCTGCCAAGCTTTTACCTGGACATGGAAAAAGCTCGCGAAGACACCGACGATTTCCGCAGCAGCACTCGTGACGTCGCACGCATCTTGGAAGACTTCAAGAGGCAAGGCGTTGACGGCGTGGTCTTAGACCTAAGCAAGAATGGTGGCGGCAGTCTGACCGAAGCGATTAACCTCACCGGCTTGTTCATTGACAAGGGCCCCGTGGTCCAAGTCAAAAATTCCGATGGCAGTGTTCAACAATATTCCGATGACATCGCCGGCACCGCGTGGAGCGGCCCGTTGGTGGTGCTGACGAGTAAGTTCAGTGCTAGTGCCAGCGAAATTTTAGCCGGTGCGATCAAGGATTACCGACGAGGCATCATCGTGGGTGACCCGCAAACGCACGGCAAAGGCACGGTTCAGACCTTGATGGACTTGAGCCAAGCGTTGTTCCGAAACAACCGCGAAAAGTTTGGTGCCCTGAAGGTTACGCTGCAACAGTTCTATCTTCCCGATGGTGAGAGCACCCAATTGGAAGGCGTTGCTGCTGACTTGGTGTTGCCAAGCATCACGCAAAAAATGGACGTCGGCGAAAGCGATTTGAAGTACGCCTTGAAGCACGACAAGGTGCCACAAGCTCGTCACACGCTGTACAACCTTGTGCCGCAAGATTTGCTAGGCAGCCTGCGTCAAAGCTCGATGTCCCGCATTCAAAAAGACGATGAGTTTACCGACCTGTTGCGTCGCGTGAAGTTGTACGTCGAGCAAAAAGAATTGAATTCCGTCTCGCTGGCTGAAGACGAGTTCATGGCTCGCCGCAAAGAACTTGACGCGCAAAAGGAAGAAGAAGAGGAAGCGTTGGAAGCCGAAATCAACGGCGAAAAGATCTACCGCGACAACTTCTATAACCGCGAGGTCTTGAATATCGCTGCGGACTACGTCGAAGGTTTGCGAAAGCAAAACTTAGCACGCAAGAATTAG
- a CDS encoding OsmC family protein, with protein MSGQLFYKAETKLMSVEIHIAYAGTLRCDATHGPSGMTLHTDAPVDNGGNGASFSPTDLVATALGSCVMTIMGLVAARHELDLTGTKVHVTKEMIASPVRRIGSLRTRVTLPATVDLDDSMRKRLEEAARKCPVHQSLHPDIDAPIDFVYP; from the coding sequence ATGTCAGGCCAACTCTTCTACAAAGCAGAAACAAAACTGATGAGTGTTGAAATTCATATTGCCTACGCAGGGACCCTTCGCTGCGATGCCACCCATGGGCCTAGCGGGATGACACTGCATACCGATGCCCCGGTCGACAATGGTGGAAACGGTGCTTCGTTTTCACCGACTGACTTGGTCGCCACCGCCTTGGGCTCGTGTGTGATGACCATCATGGGATTGGTAGCGGCACGTCACGAACTTGACTTGACCGGTACCAAGGTTCACGTAACGAAGGAAATGATCGCCAGCCCGGTTCGTCGAATCGGCTCGCTGCGCACACGGGTGACACTGCCGGCGACGGTCGATTTAGATGACAGCATGCGGAAACGGCTCGAAGAGGCCGCTCGAAAGTGCCCGGTGCACCAAAGCCTTCACCCGGATATCGACGCACCGATCGACTTTGTTTATCCCTGA